One Gaiellales bacterium genomic window, GGTCGGGGTTGCCGTCGTAGACCATGCCGTTCGCGAAGGAGTCGTAGAACCGGTCGACCTTGGCGACGTCGTCCAGCGAGAGGCCGAGCACGCGACCGGTCATGCGGACGGCGAACGGGGCGGCGAGCGCCTGGCCCAGCTCGCACTCGTGGGCGGGGACGATCGCATCGAGCAGGGCATCGAGCTCGCTGCGCACCGCCTCGGCGAACAGTCCTTCGACCTCCCGCATGCGGAAGGGGCGCTCGAAGGGCGCACGCTGGCGGGTGTGGTCGTCGGCATCGCTCGTCAGCATCATGTGGCCGAGCGAGGCGCGGACGAGGTTCTCGTGCGCCTCCACGGTGAGACCCGTGCGCGGGGCGAGCACCGTGCGCGCCGCGTCGTATCCTGTGGCGAGCCACCCACCGAGCGCGGGCACCCACGACACGGGCTCGGCGGAGCGCAGGCGGTCGAGCACCGGCTCATGCCCGGCCTCCTCGAGATCCGCGAAGGTGACCGACGCACCGGCCCGGAACCGCGCCCGCCGGGAGGCGTCCTCCGCCTCGTCGATCGAGACCTGCGAGAGCAGCTCGGTCATCCGCGCCATCCTACCGGGGGCCGGTGGCGGCGCCCGCCGTGGCTACGTCCGCTTGCCGCGCGTCGTTCCGCCAGAGGTGTTCAGGTCGACGGCGGCGCGGATCAATGCCTTGAAGGCGTCCGCATCGAGCTGCTCGCCCTCGCGGATGTCGATCGCGCGCCGCGCGTTTCCCTCGAGGCTGGAGTTGAAGAGCTTGGCCGGGTCGTCCAGCGAGGCGCCCTTCATGAACGTCAGCTTCACCGTGGACGTGTAGGACTCGCCGGTGCAGATGATGCCGTCGTGCGACCACACCGGCGTTCCCGGACTCGTCGCCTTGGCCCACTTCCACTCCTCGACGACGTCCGGGTCCGCCTGCCTGATCAGATCGCGCATCCTGCTCAACGTCTCGCCGCGCCAGTCTCCGAGCTCCGCCACCCTCTCGTCGATCCGCTCGGATGCCGAGCGGCCGTCCGTCTCGCCCATCATGCCCTCCCCTTCGACTGCTTCGAGCTTAGTCGGGAGGGGGGGCAGAGCGGTAATCCCATCTGGCCGGGCGGCTCGCTCGTGTGGTACGCAACATGATGTTCTTGGCCACCGGATGCGGCTGGAGCCGATCCGTTGGTTCTGCTGCGTGCGAGCCCACTTCGGGAGGATCACGATGACACGAGAAAACCTGTTCTCCGGCCCCTGGGACGGAGACGAACACGAGGCCGGCACACGGCGCCGGGTGTTCTGGCGGCCGGAGGGCGCTCGCATGGGGTCAACGCTGTACGAACTCGCCCCGGGCGCCCCGGAGGACCGCATGCACATGCATTTCGGTGCCGAAGAGATGTTCTTCGTGCTCAGCGGCCGCCCCGTGCTCCGAAACCAGCATGGCGAGGAGTCGCTGGAACGCGGAGACGTCGTGTTCTGCCCGGAGGGGCGTGCCGGGATGCACGCATTCAGCAATCCGGGTGACGAACCGGCGGAGATCCTGGCGATCAGCGCCGGCGGATTCCCCGACGTCGTCGCCTATCCCGAGCATGGATATGCATGGGTGGCCACTCGTGACCCCGATCCAGAGCTCCTCGCGAAGGGAGGCGACCCGGGCATCATCGCCCGGCTCGAGATCCCGATCGAGTAGCAGGAATCGGATGCGGCTTGCAGGGGAGTGGGAGTGGCCGCCCGGGGGCTCGTCGCCGGTGACGACGACCCCCGGTTCGCGGAGCTACGTGGTGGCGGCCTTCTGCCGCGCTGCGATCACGTCGCTGAACGGCGCGTTCGGGGTGCCGCCGATGGCGAGCAGCTGCACCGGGCCGTTCGGTGTGGTGAACCTCCGGCTGTGGCCGGACGGGACGTAGGCCACCGACCCCGGCCGCAGAACGTGCTCGGTCCCGTCGATGGTCAGCGTTGCCTGCCCGGAAATCACGTAGTAGACCTCTTCCTGGCCGTCGCTTGCGTGATCGTGATCGGGATACCCCTCGTGCCCCTGCTGGAACTGCTCGACGTTGACGCCGAACGCCGTCACGCCGAGCGTCGACCCGAGCGGCTTGAAGACGCCGCCGTGCGCGCCCTCGATGTCGTCGATGTGAACGACCTTCGGTTCGCTCATGTCTGCCCCCTCCGTTGGAATCGTGGCTCCGCAGGGTACCTGCCCGGCGGTGGGACCCGGCCTGGCGAGCTCCGTGACGGTGCCGGCGACCACCGTCTGCGCGTATCTGGCCAGTTCCGTCGTTGCCTCGACGGTTCCCGGCCGTGGGCGCTCGTCCGGATCCCAGCCGAGGGATCGCTCATCGAGCGCTTGTCCGATCAGCGGGTGCCACTCCGGCGGCAGCGCCTGCTTCGCCCACCGAAGCGCAGCCTGCTTCGACGCCACCTCGCCGGAGTCGAACGTGTACAGCATCCGGCAGAGGGTGGTCACCGCGTAGCGTTGTGTCCAGGCGGTGTCGAAGCTGATCCACCCCAGCAGGTCTGGCAGGAACGTCTCGATCTGGCGCCGCATGCTTCGGCGAAGCGCGTCCGCTGGAACCTCGCAGACGAACTCCGCCGGGTGCGGGCCCGCGAGCGGGATCCCGTGCGCCTGAAGCGTCCACCTCACCTCCTCGCGGTTGCAGTGGTTCGACCACTGCATCTCGCGCCAGCCATGATCGACATACAGCCAGCGCTGGCCCAGCGCGGCGAGCGTCTCGAGGTCCCGCTTCGGAGCGTACGAGCCTTCCAGATGCTGTGCCCAGTGCTCGGCTCGCGTCGGGAGCTCGTCGTGCAGCTCGCGAAGAGCGTGTTCCTGCTCCGCGCTGACCGGCTCTCGCGTGACGACCAGGAAATCGCAGTCGCTGTGGAGATCTCCGGCTCCCAGTGCGAATGACCCGGTGAGGTACGCCCCGACGAAGTTCTCCGCGAGTATCGACGTGACGCGACCGATGACCTCTTCCAGCAGGTCGTTGAGTTCAGGAAAGACGGTCGGCGCCGAGGGCAATCCCGGTGCGGTGGCCACGGTCGGATCTTAGGCGGGTGCCTATGGAACCCCGGCGCGCCAGCAGCGAGCCGTCCCCGAGCGGGCTGCGCGCATGCCACCCACGCGGTAGCCTCCGGGCCATGTTCGACCACGTCGGGATCGCGGTGTCCGACCTTGCCGCGTCCGAGCGCTTCTACCGCACCGTGCTCTCCGTGCTCGGCGTCGAGCCGAGCCACGCGGACGAGGAGTTGGTCGAGTGGCAGGACTGGGACATCGGGCCGACCGACCGCGAACACCCTTTGACGCGTGGCCTGCACGTGGGCTTCCGGGCGCCGGACCGCGCGGCAGTCGACGCGTTCTGGCAGGCGGGGGTCGACGCCGGGTACGAGGACGATGGCGCGCCGGCGGCGCGCCCTGTGTACGGCCCCGACTACTACGGCGGCTTTCTGCTCGACCCGGACGGAAACAGTGTCGAGGCTGTCCACTACGACCGTGAGCGGCCGGTGCCCGACGGCTGCATCGACCACCTGTGGCTCCGCGTTCGCGACCCTCAGGTGTCACGGCGCTTCTATGCGACGGTCGCGCCGCACGCCGGGCTTCGCATCGCGCACGACGCGCCGGATCGCGTGCAGGTCTGCGGCCCGGATTTCTCCTTCTCGCTCGTCCGGGACGAGCGCCCGCTCACCGAGCACGTTCACATCGCGTTCCCCGCCGCCGCGGACGACACGGTGCGAACCTTCCATGCGGCCGCGCTGGCCGCGGGCTACGAGGACCACGGCGGCCCCGGTGAGCGCCCCGTGTACCACCCCGGGTACTACGGCGCCTTCGTGCTCGACCCGGACGGCCACAACGTCGAGGTCGTCAACCACAACGAATGACGCTCAGCCGGTTAGCGACCAAACAGCTTCCAGTGCCCCTCGGATATGACGTCGACGGTGCCGTCGGCCACGCTGATGGCGGTCTCGTCGTCGATCGCATACGCCGGCCCCGGGATGGCGGCCGCCCATCGTTCCGCGTCCGCCATGGTGTTCTCCGGCAGAAGTTCGTGATCGAGGTGCGGGAAGATCGAGAAGTCGACGATGCCCAGCGTGCTGTCGTCACCGGTGGGCGACTTCCAGCCGACGAAGTCCTCCCCGATACGCGGGGTCATCACCATGCTGCCGGCGCTCAGCCCCACCCAGACCGTCGTGGGCAGCGACGGCAGCAGATCCGCCAGCCCCGACTGCCGCATCCAATGGCACAGGTACAGGGCGTCGCCGCCATCCACCAGCAGGACGTCTGTCTCTTCGACCCAGGAGACCCAGCGTTCCTTGTCGATGCTGGGCAGCGCGGTCAGCTCGAGCACTCCCAAGGATTTCCAGCCCAGCTCGCACATCGGTGTGGAGGCGTGTCCGCTGATGAACCGCCATGCCCCACCGGGGCTCCCCTGCGGATGCCCGTACCCGGCCGTGGGGATACACAGGGCGTTGGCGTCGGCGATCGGTTTGCCCAGCAGGTCGATCAGGGCGTCGTGGATGCTCGTGTTCTTGATGCCGGCGGACGTGAGAAGCAGCTTCATCGAGTATCTCCTTCGGAGAGGGGTCAGCAGCAGGTAGACCGGTCGAGCCGCCAGTTCTCATCGATCACCGTTGCGGCACCGACGCACACCTCCGAGCCGCGTTCCGGTGTTCGGAACTACGTGCAGGTCTACCCGACGGGAGGACTGAAATCGCGGGCAGACGCAGGTCAAGCGGTCGAACCGGGACGGACGTCCCGTGAAGCCACCCACTGGTTCGGCCGCTCGTTTAGCCGCCACCGGGGCCGGGAACATCGTGGAGGCGCTGGACTTGGTCGCCTTGGCAATGCTCATCCTCACTGCGCTCGCACACCTTCTATGGCGCCACATGAAGACCGCGCCGACCACGGGCTGACGGCACGCGTGGCACTGATCAGTCGTGCATTGTGCGTTGAGGGTGGGAGGCAGTCGGTCGCGAATATCCCCTCGCGGCCGGGCATGGTCGAGACGGAGTGTGCTTCGAGATGACCGGCAGCGCCGGCGACGGCTCCGCATTCAAGTTCACGAGCAGCGGCGCGTTTCGCCGTGACATCGATCACCGGGTCAACGAGTTGTTGGCCGACAAGCGGCTTGTCCGGCGCGCCTATCGGCTGCTGTGGGCGAAGGCTTTCCTCGTCGTGCTCTGGGTGGCCGTGTCATACGGCGTGTTGGTGTTCGTCGCGGGCGACATGGTCGAGGCGCTGGCGGCGTCGGTCAGCTTGGGGCTCGCCACGGCCGGCATCGGCTTCACGATCATGCATGACGCCAACCACCGAGCCTTCGCGCCGAGCCGCCGTGTCAACCAGTTGATGGCGCTCTCGCTTGACCTGATCGGCGGCTCCTCCTACGTCTGGTCAGCCAAGCACCTCGCCCACCACACCTACCCCAACATGACCGACTACGACCCCGACATCGAAAGCCTTCCCTTCGCACGTTTTGACCCAGCCCAGCAGCGTCGCTGGTGGCACCGATACCAACACCTCTACATCTGGGTCCTCTACGCGTTGGTCACCATTCGCTGGCAGTTCGCCACAGATTTCCAGTTCCTGCGCCGAGGACGGGCCGGTCGCAGCCGTCTCCGCCGGCCAAACGGCGCGGCGCTCGCCACACTGCTGGCCGGGAAAGGTGTCTTCTGCGTCTGGGCGTTCGCGATTCCACTGCTCTTCCACCCCGCGCTCGCGGTCCTCGAGGTGTTCCTCGTCACGTCGTGCGTCGCGTCGCTCAGCCTCACACTGGTCTTCCAGCTCTCCCACTGCGTGGCTGAGACGGTGTTCGTCGATCCCACGCACGACGTGACGGCACGATCATGGCAAGTCCACCAGGTCGAGACGACCGTCGACTTCGCGAGGCACAACCGACTCCTACGCCTGTATGTCGGAGGCTTGAACTTCCAGATCGAGCATCACCTCTTCTCGCGCCTGCCACACACTCTCTACCCGCGGATCGCACCGATCGTGGAAACCGCCGCGCGCGCACACGGCATTTCCTACACCTGCCAACCGACGCTTCGAGCCGCGTTGCGCTCACACGCACGGTGGCTCAAAGAGATGGGCTCGGCCGTCCCCAGCCACGCACCCGCGCCTACGCCCCGTGGCGACGTGGCCTCTGAGCCCGGCTAGCAGCGCTCGAGATCGGCGTCGGCGCATCCGGCTCAGGGCAATGCGCTGACCGCTCGGCTGCGTGGTCCGGCATTCCCGCGGGTTCTGTGGCACGCGAAGGAAATCGGGGACAGGTGGGTGTAGGGTCATTGGGTGCCCGGCTCCTACCGTAAGAGTTTCGATGAGCCTGATGAGACGTTTGAGCTCGATGGGATGGTCGAGCACGTGGTCAAGATCGGTGACTACACCGTGGGCCGGGTCGTCCAGCCGCCAGGGTTTCGGTGGAGGACGAACGTCCAGCCGATCGTGGGGGGTGAGTGGTGCGCCGCCCGCCATGTTGGTGTGGTTGTCTCCGGGCGGATGGGGGTGGAGCTGAAGGACGGGACGCGGTTCGAGCTCGGGCCTGACGATGTGTTCGACATTCCGCCTGGTCACGATGCCTACGTGGTGGGCGATGAGCCGCTGGTGGAGATCGATTGGTCGGGTCTCGAGGCGTGGACGGGCTTCAAGGTGCGCTTGCATGACCGGGTGTTGGCGGGCTTGTTGATGACCGATGTGGTGGGCTCGACCGAGGAGGCCCGCAAGCTTGGTGATGCGGTGTGGCGAGACCGCCTATCCCAGCATCTTGAGTCGCTGCGAACGTTGCTGGGTCGCTTCAGGGGGCGTGAGATCGACACGGCGGGCGACGGCATGTTCGCGCTGTTCGACGGCGCCGCGCGTGCCCTGGAGTGCGCCGCGGCAATCCAGGAGGCTGCCCAGGCGGAGGGCATGGCAGTGCGGATCGGCGTCCACGTCGGCGAGGTCGAGCTGACCTCGAACGGCGCCCGCGGCGTGGCCGTCCACGAGGTCGCGCGCATCGCCGCGTTGGCCGGTTCGGGCGAGGTCCTCACGTCGGAGGCAACCCGGGCGCTGTCAACGGGCGCGGGCCTCAGGTTCGAGGACCGGGGCACGCACCAGCTGAAGGGCTTAGGCGAGGAGCGTCGGTTGTTCGCGTTCGTCGCCTCGGAGTAACGGTCGCCCGAGCCGGTGTGGTCCCGCGGTCAGCGGTCGACGGTCACTCATACTGGTCGTGGTAGCGCCACCACTGGTACGGCGGCGTCTGTGGCCAGCCCTCAGGAGAGTCCTCCCACTCCTCCTGTCGGCCATACGGGGTGAGATCCAGGAATGTCCACAGGTCTCCGTGCTCATCGCCGCGGGCGCTGACGAAGTAGGTGCGGTAAATCCGGTCCTCGTCGTCGCGCAGGAACACATTGGTGCCGTGCCACTCGGCCACGCCGAAGTCGTCGGAGAAGTCGTCGAGAGTCGTGTACCAGGGGAACGTCCAGCCCATCCGCTCGCGGTAGCGCTGCAGGTGCTCCTGGGCACCGCGGGAGACGGCGACGTAGTTCGTGTCACGCGCGCGCAGATGGGCCAGGTTGCCGAGCTGGTCGGCGCCCAGCGAGCATCCTTTGCATCCGCGCTCAGGGTAGCTGCGCATGTTGGGGTCCATGAAGAAGCGGTACAGGACGAGTTGGCGGCGTCCATCGAAGAGGTCGAGCAGCGTCGCGGTGCCGTCGGGCCCCTCGAACCGGTATGCCTTCTCGACCGCGACCATCGGCATCCGCCGGCGCAAGGCCGCCAGTGCGTCACGCGCGCGAGTGACCTCCTTCTCCTTCGGGAGCAGCGCGGCGCGGGCCGCTTCCCACTCCTCGGGGCTGACGATCTCAGGTGTCGGTGTAGCCATCGGATCAACTCCTCGATTCGTTGCTGCCGGCCGCCGAGTGCAAGCGGTTACCCTCGCCATCATCAGTCGACACCGGTCCGCATCATGGACGTTGGATTGGATACCGCTATGACTGGCCGCGACCCACCGACTCATCGGTCGGCCAGGTGGCCAGTCTCCCGAGCCGGTATCACGGACGCTCGCCACGTGCCGCGGCAGGCCGCCGACGGCGGCATGCGCGCGGGCGCGAAGTGCCCAAAAAGACCGGCCCTCCCGCGATGCCCGGCTCTCATGATCCGGTCAGCTCGAGGAAGCGGTCGATCATGGCATTGACCTGATCTGGCACCTCCAGCTGGTGGAAGTGGCCGGCACCGACGGTGACTCCAACCGTCATGTCCGGCTTGATCTCCAGCAGCCGAAGATCCTCCGCGTCGAGCTCAGTGCGGAGAAGCAGTGTTGGCACGTCACAGCGTGCCATCGCTTCGGAGCCGTCCCACGCGGTGAGTTGCTGGATGACCGCCGTTGCGATCGGGAGCGGGATTGCGGACATCATGTCGGCGATCGAGAGCGCCAGCGCCGGGTCGCGGGCGCCCATGTTCTCGACATATCGGCGTCGTATCTCCTCGCCGTCTGGACCGGCCAGCTGTTCCGCGAAGGTATCGAATCTCCGGCACATCTCCGGGTCCCAATCGATCGGGCCCGGATCGACGAGGATGAGTGCTCGCGGCAGCGACGGGCGGCGACCTGCCAGCTCGACAGCGATCATCCCGCCGAGGCTGTGACCGACCACGATCGGCCGCTCGAGACCCACCGTTCGGCAGAAGCCGGTGACGTCGTCGGCCAGGTCCGGGATCGCGTAGCCGTCGGGAAGGCGATCGCTCTTGCCGCACCCGCGCAGGTCGAGCGCCGTCACGGCGTTCGTCTCAGCGAAGTGGTCGAATTGCGGCTGGAAGGCGGTGCCGTTGCAGCACCACCCGGGCACGAAGAGTATTTCCGGATCTCCGCGACCGGCTCGCTCGTAGTACAGCCTAAGCCCATCGAGCTCCGCATACGGCATGGGTGGCGATCCTCTCACGACCCACCCTAGTGCGCCAGGCGCTTTGCCGGTCATCCCCTCGCGAGGAAGCTACCGACGCGTTTGGGCGCAGCTCAACCGACCAGACGGTCCAGCATCGCCGGAAGGGCTTCTTGACAACGGGCAGGACTTGGGACCCAGACCTGAACAGGGCAGGGTCGATCGCCCGCCGCTACCGGAAGGCTGCGCAAAATGCGCTGAAGTCTCCATTTTGGTGTGGCCCTGCCTGAAACAGGATGTTGAAGTCGCCATCTACGACGATCCGTCCGGCGTCCAACCATACGACTCCGCGCCCCGGCGCCGTAAACTTGTTGTAGAGCCCCGTGTCGGTACGTGTCCGTACCGACCCGTCGGCGTTGTACCTGATGACTTCGGTGAAGCTGCTGTTTTGCTGGGTGAGCGTGGTGCCCTTAGCCGTGGCCGTGACTCTGAATGGGCCGGGCCGCCCCTTATCGATCGTCTTGTAGAGGAACCCGCTAGTGTCGTAGTAGTCGGTCGATGTAACCCATCCAACGAAGTGGAAGCGGACGTTGAAGGGGCATAACGCGGAATCAACCGATGTGTCGTTGACGTGAAAGGCGGTTCTGACCTGCGTGTTCGCAGAAGCTGTTTGCGCAGCCGTCATAGCTGCGACGACGACCACGATCAATGCGAGCCAAGAGCGTCGCAACGTTCCCCCGATCGTTGGAACTCCCAAGAATGGAGCAGAGCCGGTCGAGGGTCGCATACCCCCGGGAAAATGTCAACCGGCACAACCGGTTAGCACGAGCCTGTCGTCGGGCTCAGATGATGCATTGCCACATGATCGCGCCGGCAGCTGCTGCGGCTATGCAGGGTGTGAGGACGAGAGATGCCTCCATCCCGCGGCCTTCGGTGGCGGTGTGGCGGTGAGGCGGCGTCAGGTACGCGCAGATCCCCGCGATCGGCTTTGGCGTCGCCTTGGAGACCTTCGGTCGGCCGATCCCCGAGGCATGAGACAGAGAGAACGTTCCCACGAAGCAGCGGCCCGACGAAAGCTGCCGACACGCGAGTTCGGTATAGCGTATGAGCGGTTCCCTGATGACGTTCGTCGTAATGTCGGACACGATGTCGTAGCCGATCCCGCGAACAAGCAGGATGGAGTCTTCGAGGTCTTCCAGCATGACCGTCTGCACCGCCTCGCTCGCTTCCAGCATAGAGTGAAGGTCTTTCGTTAAATCGATTCCCACACCGCCCCTGGGCCCGACCGCGGGAGAGACCAAGACGAGTCTCGTTCGGCTCGCTAAGGCCGGCAAGGAGCTGCTCGGCTTGTTCT contains:
- a CDS encoding alpha/beta hydrolase; the encoded protein is MPYAELDGLRLYYERAGRGDPEILFVPGWCCNGTAFQPQFDHFAETNAVTALDLRGCGKSDRLPDGYAIPDLADDVTGFCRTVGLERPIVVGHSLGGMIAVELAGRRPSLPRALILVDPGPIDWDPEMCRRFDTFAEQLAGPDGEEIRRRYVENMGARDPALALSIADMMSAIPLPIATAVIQQLTAWDGSEAMARCDVPTLLLRTELDAEDLRLLEIKPDMTVGVTVGAGHFHQLEVPDQVNAMIDRFLELTGS
- a CDS encoding acyl-CoA desaturase — protein: MTGSAGDGSAFKFTSSGAFRRDIDHRVNELLADKRLVRRAYRLLWAKAFLVVLWVAVSYGVLVFVAGDMVEALAASVSLGLATAGIGFTIMHDANHRAFAPSRRVNQLMALSLDLIGGSSYVWSAKHLAHHTYPNMTDYDPDIESLPFARFDPAQQRRWWHRYQHLYIWVLYALVTIRWQFATDFQFLRRGRAGRSRLRRPNGAALATLLAGKGVFCVWAFAIPLLFHPALAVLEVFLVTSCVASLSLTLVFQLSHCVAETVFVDPTHDVTARSWQVHQVETTVDFARHNRLLRLYVGGLNFQIEHHLFSRLPHTLYPRIAPIVETAARAHGISYTCQPTLRAALRSHARWLKEMGSAVPSHAPAPTPRGDVASEPG
- a CDS encoding VOC family protein; amino-acid sequence: MFDHVGIAVSDLAASERFYRTVLSVLGVEPSHADEELVEWQDWDIGPTDREHPLTRGLHVGFRAPDRAAVDAFWQAGVDAGYEDDGAPAARPVYGPDYYGGFLLDPDGNSVEAVHYDRERPVPDGCIDHLWLRVRDPQVSRRFYATVAPHAGLRIAHDAPDRVQVCGPDFSFSLVRDERPLTEHVHIAFPAAADDTVRTFHAAALAAGYEDHGGPGERPVYHPGYYGAFVLDPDGHNVEVVNHNE
- a CDS encoding aminoglycoside adenylyltransferase domain-containing protein, giving the protein MATAPGLPSAPTVFPELNDLLEEVIGRVTSILAENFVGAYLTGSFALGAGDLHSDCDFLVVTREPVSAEQEHALRELHDELPTRAEHWAQHLEGSYAPKRDLETLAALGQRWLYVDHGWREMQWSNHCNREEVRWTLQAHGIPLAGPHPAEFVCEVPADALRRSMRRQIETFLPDLLGWISFDTAWTQRYAVTTLCRMLYTFDSGEVASKQAALRWAKQALPPEWHPLIGQALDERSLGWDPDERPRPGTVEATTELARYAQTVVAGTVTELARPGPTAGQVPCGATIPTEGADMSEPKVVHIDDIEGAHGGVFKPLGSTLGVTAFGVNVEQFQQGHEGYPDHDHASDGQEEVYYVISGQATLTIDGTEHVLRPGSVAYVPSGHSRRFTTPNGPVQLLAIGGTPNAPFSDVIAARQKAATT
- a CDS encoding DUF1801 domain-containing protein, which produces MGETDGRSASERIDERVAELGDWRGETLSRMRDLIRQADPDVVEEWKWAKATSPGTPVWSHDGIICTGESYTSTVKLTFMKGASLDDPAKLFNSSLEGNARRAIDIREGEQLDADAFKALIRAAVDLNTSGGTTRGKRT
- a CDS encoding cupin domain-containing protein, with the translated sequence MTRENLFSGPWDGDEHEAGTRRRVFWRPEGARMGSTLYELAPGAPEDRMHMHFGAEEMFFVLSGRPVLRNQHGEESLERGDVVFCPEGRAGMHAFSNPGDEPAEILAISAGGFPDVVAYPEHGYAWVATRDPDPELLAKGGDPGIIARLEIPIE
- a CDS encoding DUF899 domain-containing protein; the protein is MATPTPEIVSPEEWEAARAALLPKEKEVTRARDALAALRRRMPMVAVEKAYRFEGPDGTATLLDLFDGRRQLVLYRFFMDPNMRSYPERGCKGCSLGADQLGNLAHLRARDTNYVAVSRGAQEHLQRYRERMGWTFPWYTTLDDFSDDFGVAEWHGTNVFLRDDEDRIYRTYFVSARGDEHGDLWTFLDLTPYGRQEEWEDSPEGWPQTPPYQWWRYHDQYE
- a CDS encoding Type 1 glutamine amidotransferase-like domain-containing protein; protein product: MKLLLTSAGIKNTSIHDALIDLLGKPIADANALCIPTAGYGHPQGSPGGAWRFISGHASTPMCELGWKSLGVLELTALPSIDKERWVSWVEETDVLLVDGGDALYLCHWMRQSGLADLLPSLPTTVWVGLSAGSMVMTPRIGEDFVGWKSPTGDDSTLGIVDFSIFPHLDHELLPENTMADAERWAAAIPGPAYAIDDETAISVADGTVDVISEGHWKLFGR
- a CDS encoding adenylate/guanylate cyclase domain-containing protein; translation: MPGSYRKSFDEPDETFELDGMVEHVVKIGDYTVGRVVQPPGFRWRTNVQPIVGGEWCAARHVGVVVSGRMGVELKDGTRFELGPDDVFDIPPGHDAYVVGDEPLVEIDWSGLEAWTGFKVRLHDRVLAGLLMTDVVGSTEEARKLGDAVWRDRLSQHLESLRTLLGRFRGREIDTAGDGMFALFDGAARALECAAAIQEAAQAEGMAVRIGVHVGEVELTSNGARGVAVHEVARIAALAGSGEVLTSEATRALSTGAGLRFEDRGTHQLKGLGEERRLFAFVASE